Proteins encoded together in one Sulfitobacter pontiacus window:
- a CDS encoding TIGR02594 family protein: MTMTIKERQKLLKRYGFYHGRIDGIDGPKTSAATIAFKQSRGLRARDYVGPVTIMALRKAIRPVAANIASDGARYPMPVWLRLAYSHLGLREIVGRHHNAEILGWWERLSLPFKDDETPWCAGFGNAMVQAAGLPIVSKNRAAALGWRWNGYGTRLDGPALGAVMSMERPGRPGSGHMTFVAGRDRHGNIMGLGGNQGNMVSINPYSPTARNAQYHWPEGSPTPAETGLSSLPVITSSGAKLTNEA, translated from the coding sequence ATGACTATGACCATCAAAGAACGGCAAAAGTTGCTGAAGCGTTACGGGTTTTACCATGGCCGCATCGACGGCATTGACGGCCCCAAAACATCGGCTGCAACTATCGCTTTCAAACAGTCCAGGGGTTTGCGGGCGCGCGATTATGTTGGACCTGTGACCATCATGGCGCTGCGTAAGGCAATTCGACCAGTCGCTGCAAATATCGCGTCGGATGGCGCGCGCTACCCTATGCCGGTTTGGCTGCGTTTGGCGTACAGTCACCTAGGGCTTCGCGAAATTGTAGGGCGGCATCACAACGCTGAAATTTTGGGGTGGTGGGAACGTCTTTCGCTACCGTTCAAGGATGATGAAACGCCATGGTGCGCGGGGTTCGGGAACGCGATGGTGCAGGCTGCTGGTCTGCCTATCGTGAGCAAGAACCGTGCGGCCGCATTGGGTTGGCGCTGGAATGGGTATGGCACCCGCCTTGATGGTCCCGCCCTTGGGGCCGTCATGTCGATGGAGCGACCCGGCAGGCCCGGCAGTGGTCACATGACATTTGTCGCAGGTCGTGACCGCCATGGAAACATCATGGGTCTTGGTGGAAACCAAGGGAACATGGTTTCAATCAATCCCTACAGCCCGACCGCACGCAACGCACAATACCACTGGCCGGAAGGATCACCGACACCTGCAGAAACTGGGCTCAGTTCCCTGCCGGTTATCACTTCGAGTGGTGCCAAGCTGACCAACGAGGCATGA